The Acidobacteriota bacterium region CCTCGGACGGCAACGATCGAGGGCGAGCCGACTGTCCTGTTGCAAAGCGTCGGCAACGGATCGCGGGAGGGCGGTCGCTACGCCGTGTCGCGCAATGGCACGCTCATCTACTCGGAGATCTCTGACGGCAGCCTGCTGGCGGGCGGCCGAAACGTGGTCTGGGTCGGCCGCGAGGGCCAGATCGAGCCCGCCCTCACGGAGCCGGGCTCGTGGGCGCAACCACGCATCTCGCCGGACGGGCACCGTCTGCTGCTGCGCAAGGTCCTCACACCGGACTGCGGACTCTGGACCTACGATCTCGATCGCGAGACGCTGACCCGCATCACCTTCGCAGAGGATACCCACGACCCTCTGTGGAGCCCGTCAGGCGATACGGTCCAGTTTTCGGGCGGCATCGACCCGACGCGGCCCCTGCGGGAGGTGGCGTCGGACGGCACCGGCCAGCCTCGCTCGATCATCGAATCTGACGTTTCGTACCGGGCGTCCTCGTGGTCTGGGGACGGGCGCCTGCTGGCGCTGGCCGTGCGTGACGGTTCGAACCTCAACGACGACATCTGGGTGCTCGATACCGAGGCCGGTTCGGAGCCCGAGCCGTTCCTTACCAGCCGGTTCGCGGAGCGATATCCGTCCCTCTCGCCCGACGGCCGCTGGATGGCCTACGCGTCCGATGAGAGCGGGCGCTGGGAGGTCTACGTCCGGCCCTACCCCGGAACCGGCGGACGAATCCAGATCTCCAACGGTGGCGGCATCGAACCGCTGTGGTCCGGCAACGGTCGCGAGCTCTACTACCGCGCCGACCGGAAGATGATGGTCGTCCCGTTTGACCTCGGGAGCACGACGTTCGGCCGGCCGGATGAGCTGTTCGACGACCCCTACCTGCGCTCATCGAACATCAGCCCGGATGTGCACTCCTACGATGTGTCCGACGACGGCTCGCGGTTCGTGATGATTCAGAACTCCGACCGGACCGCCGCCAACCCCGACCTCCGCGTCGTCATCGGCTGGCGGGACAGCCTCGGGCTCGACTAGCCCGGACTATTCATGAGGGTTCGCCTCGAGGGCGGCGAGGTGTTGTGGCCAGTGGGGTTTGCGAACCGAGGGGCGCGCAGGCGTACTTGACGGTACGTCGAGCACCGCGAGGCAAGCGAACACCGTTGGATGCGGCACATCGCCGGCCGCAGCAGAAGCTTCATGAATAGTCCGGGCTAGACGCCGTCCACTGCTGTGCGGCTCGAACGCCGTTAGGTGACTGGCCTCAGTCGGTCATGTTTCGGCGCACGGTCTCGGGGACAGAGCGGAACACCACCCACGCTCCGAAAACACACATCAGTCCGCCGATCATGAACGGCATCTCGAACGAATGCATTGCCAGCACGCCGGCGATGAGCGGCCCGAGGGCGAGGCCGAGGCCGAAACCGATGGTGACCACACTCATCTGCCGCCCCTCGCCGCCGCTGGACGACAAATCGGCCGCCACCGCGAACGCCGGTGCGGCGATGGCGCCGGCCGCAAGTCCCTGGACCAGGCGCACGCCAGTGAGCTGCACGGTGGAGGTGACCAGGCCCAGGAGGGCGGTGGCCGGGCCCATCAGCACCAGTCCTCCGACGAGCAGCGGTTTGCGCCCGATCCGATCCGACAACCTCCCCAGGGGCACCTGGAACAGCAGACGGCTGACCATCAACGCGCTGAAGGCGACGGAAAAGCCGAGCGCGGTCTGATCGAGACGCTCGTTGAACTGGTGCTCGAGGGTCGTCATCATCGAAAACGAGCTGGCCATGAGGAAGGTCGCCAGTCCCGCGCCGAAGATGCCCGGGCTGATCAGCTTGGGGTCGAAGATCAGAAACCGCCCGGCGGGCCCTGCGTTCTCTATCGCCGGCGGCTCCTTGACCCACAACGAGACGATGATCAGCCCGAGCAGGACAAAAGCGGCCCCGGCGACGAACACGGAGGGGAAGCCGAAGGTCACGAGGAGGAAACCGGAGATCAACGGCCCTCCGGCAAACCCCACCATCCGCATCGTGGAGTAGATTCCCATCGAGCTACCCCGAGTCTCGCGGCGCGTCGCGACTGCCATCAGCGCCATCGACGCAGGGATCGTCAGGGCCACACCGAAGCCCTGGAGCATACGGAGCAGCAACAGATCGATGAAGCGGGTGGCGAACAGGAAGCCAATCGTTCCAACGCACATGACGGCCAGCCCGGCGACAATCATCGGCTTCCGACGCCCGAGGCGATCGCTCCAGGCTCCGGCGAACGACTGGAGCACGGCAGCAACCAGCCCGTAGAGGGAGAGCAGGAGGCCCACCCGGACCGTTTCCTCGATCCGGATGAGTGGGGCCGGGAGCTTGGCGACGTACAGCGGCAGGGCGATGAACAGGATGCTGTTGCCAACCGCGTCGCCCAAGCGGGCGACGGACAGCGCGATGACCGTGCGGTTGATCCCCCAGCTGTCGGCTCTTCCCATCAGTGTGCCGCGTCCTTTCCCGTGGGCGTCCCCGGCGGGCCGCCCGTGTCGGGGAAGTCTACCTCGCTTCAAGGGCCACGGAATACGAACCGGAATCGGTCCGTGAAGCCCGCCGGGATGGGAGCCCCTGGCAGACAAACCCCAACTTTCCAAAACCCTGAAGCCGAGTACCGATGGGATCAACGTTTCGGAATACGAAGCGATACCAAAGCTATTAAATATGAGAGTAGTCGGAAATGCAGAAAAACGACCGCACTATCGGCGTGGAGTACTTCGCGCGAGCGCGGTGGGATTTCTGAGTCAAGCGCCGCCCATTCCTGTCGACCATGACTGCGTTCGTGATGGAGGTATCGAAATGACCGATTCAGCATCGTTCGATCTGACGGGTCGCGTGGCGATCGTCACCGGCGGCAACGGCGGCATCGGCCGCGCCATCGCCCTCGGTTTCGCGCAGGCGGGCGCCGCCGTAGCGATTTTCGGCCGAAACGAAGAGAAGAATGCAGCAACACTCGCAGAGCTGGAGGCAACCGGTGCGCGAGCCATCGCCGCCACGGTGGATTTGCAGGACCGTGAAGGGCTCGAACCGGCGGTGCGTCGAGTGGAGGCTGAGCTCGGCCCGGTCGACATTCTGGTCAATAACGCAGGCATCGTCTCGCTCAGCGGCGGCATCCTACACGAGTCGCCTGAATCCTGGGACGAGGTGATAGAGATACAGCTGAGCTCGGTATTTCTGCTGTCGAAGGTCGTCGCGGCGTCGATGGCGCAGCGCGAGCACGGCAAGATCATCAACGTCGGCAGCATGTACTCATTCTTCGGATCTGGGTTGATCCCTTCCTACAGTGCCGCCAAGGGCGCGATTGTCCAGCTGACCAAGTCGATGGCAATCGAGCTCGCCCCGAGCGGCATTCAGGTGAACGCCATTGCACCCGGGTGGGTCGAAACCGACATGACGGCGCCGGTCCGAACCGAGGATTTCAAGGCGATGAACGACGAAATCATGTCGCGGACGCCGGCGGGGCGCTGGGGTCAGACCGAGGAGATGGCTGGACCGGCGATCTTCCTGGCCTCGCAGGCCTCAGACTTCGTCACCGGCGAGACGATTCGGGTGGACGGCGGCTACGCGATTCGCTGAATCGGGAACCAGCGCCAGCCCATGATTTCTCGTGAGCGTCATCATGACTGGGCCAATCGGATCATACTTTTCACCCTGACGAGACCCCCGACCCCTGGACCTTCAGTCCCACCTGACCTCAGCCCGCAAACAAGTTCCCAAAAGTCTGGCACCCAGGAAATTGTCGGGTCTGGCACCTCCATGTGATGCAACATCGTGCTTGGGTACCACACCTCGCTGTGGCTCGGCGTCGCCACGTAACACCGTTCCCTGCTCTGTTAAAATCTTCGCAGGAAGGGTCACATAATCGACGATACAACGCCGATGTCGGGGGGTATTTCGAGATTCGAAATATCAGAGCGCCTCGGCGAAGGCGGGATGGGTGTGGTGTATCGCGCCCGCGACACCTTCCTGAAGCGCGACGTCGCCCTCAAGCGGATCAAGCCCGGCCTTGCGGAGAACCGGGAGGTCCGGGCCAGATTTCTCCGTGAATGCCGGGCGGCCGCGGCGATCAGCCACCCCAATGTGGCGACCATCTACGAGGCCGGGAGCTGTGACGACGGCTCCATCTACCTCGCTTCAGAATTCATTCGCGGTGAGAGCCTCGTCCAGCGGCTGCGGCGTGAACGCCTGTCGCTGGAAGAGCAGCTGAGTCTGGCAGTCCAGCTGACCCGGGGTCTGGCGGCGGCCCACGAAGCCGGCATCGTCCACCGCGACATCAAGCCCGGCAACCTGATGGTGACCGACGACGGACGCCTGAAGATCCTCGATTTCGGTCTCGCACGTCTCAACCAGCCGTTGGCCGGACAAGCCGACGATGACGGCGACACGCTGACCCGGACTCGGCCGGGACATTTCCTCGGCACGCCGGCCTACATGTCGCCCGAACAGGTCACGGGCACCGAGGTCGACGCGACCTCCGACGTCTTTTCGTGCGGTTGCGTGCTGTACGAGATGGTATCCGGCAAGGCTCCGTTCAGTGCCGACTCGGTTTCGGAAACAGTTCGCCGCATCCTCAGTGAAGATCCGCCCGACCTCGACACACTCGCCGAGGATGTGCCTCCGGGCCTTGTCGACATCATCCGCAGAGCGCTCGCAAAAAAGCCGACCGACCGTTTTGCCGACGCATCCGAAATGGCACAAGCTCTCACCGCTGTCCGCGACCAGACAGCTCCAGCCTCTGTCCACGAGCCGGAGACCCGGCCTCATCGGTCTCGGCGTATCAAAGTCGGTCTCGCGGCGGGTGGCGCGATTATCGCCGCAGCCCTGTTGTCCTGGTTCTTCGGCAGATCGACTCTGGCCTTCGAAACGAAGGATCGTCTCCTCATCACGAGTGTCGTCAACCAGACCGACGAGGAGGCCTTCGATCTGGCGCTGCGCACCGCGCTCGAGGCCGACCTCCAGCAATCTCCCTACGTGAGTTTGTTTCAACAAAGCCAGGTGGCTTCAGTGCTGCAACTGATGCGGCTCGATCCGTCCGCCCCGGTCAACGAAACGCTGGGCCGTGACATCTGTCGCTTCGCCGGCATTCGGGCCATGCTGGTACCGCGAATCCTGGCGGTCGGGAACGCCTACGAGCTGCAGGCGATTCTGGTCGATCCGGTCAGCGGACGACACGTCGACCGTATTCGCGTCTCGGCCCAGGGGAGAGAACAGGTGCTACTGAACGCCATCGACAAGCTCACGCGAGAGGTGCGCAAGCGGCTGGGAGAGTCTCTCGAGTCAATCGAAGAGGCAGATATACCGGTGGTGACCGTCGCAACGTCGTCGTGGGAAGCTCTCAAGTACCTGGCGATGGCGCGATCGGCGTGGTGGGCCGGCCAGTTCGACGAGGCGACCGGACTCTTCGAGCTGGCCCTGGAAAAGGACCCGGAATTCGCCTCTGCCAAAAGGGGGCTGGCGCTCATTCTGATCCAGTTCAAAGGCGAGAAAGAACGTGGACAGCAGCTCCTGCGAGAGGCGTTGGTGAACGCCGACGGCCTGCCGGAACGCGAACGCCTGATGATCAGGGCCGCCAACAGTCAGTTCGTCGACGAGGATCTCGAGGCAGCCCTCGCCGAGTACGAGCTGATCTGCGACCTGTTTCCCGATTCTGCGTCAGCCCACAACAATCGCGGCCACGTCCTTTTGGCCCTCGGGCGGACTCGCGAGGCCCTGCCGATGTTCGAAAGGGCCGCTGAGCTCGATATCACCACCACACCTCCGCTCATCAGCCTCTACTTCGTATACCTGAACCACTTCCGCAATGCAGCAAAGGCCGCCGAGGCGGCACGAAGACTGGTCGAACGCGCACCCCAGAATGTCGGCTTCCGCGTCATGCTCGCGTGGAGCCTGGCCGCCGAGGGTCTGGTAGATGAAGCACTCGAGCTGACCCGCACGGCTGTTGACGAGGAACCGCATCATCCCTACGGCCTGCCGAACCTGGCACACCTGCTCTACGCCTCCGGCTCCGACGACGAGGCGGTGATTCACTATCGCACCGTCTACGACCTCACCGTCGATGGCGAACTCCGGGGCGAGCGATGGGCGGCTGCACGTAATCTCGCCGTCTCCCTGGCCTCGGCCGGTGAAGCGGACGAGGCCCGGCGGCTGGCGGACAGCGAGGCGTCCATCCTCCTCGCCTCCCCGGAGGAAACGCCACGAGAAACTCAACAACAATTAGCGCTGGCGCAGCTGCGAGCCATCTCGGGCCTGGATACCCAGGCGAGAGGACACATCGAGAGAGCGGAGCGCCTCGGTCTGAGCGACCCGGTCTCGATTCTCGCCCTCGCCCAGGCCCACGCATTTCTCGGGGATTTCGAAACCGCTCTTGGCGAAGTAGCTCGTTCCCTCGAAGGGGGTTATCCGGATCCGTTCATGCCGCTGTACCTGCCGTCCCTGAGGCCGCTGCGATCCGACAGCCGCTTCCTCGCCTTGTTTGCCCCGCCCGAAGAAGAGATCGACATGCCACCCGACCGGAACTTCGCAACGGATGAGCTCCACAGCAACGAGTCACGGCAAGAGACCGGTGGCAGCGCCGACGAGTGGTGGAAGAAGAAGTAACCATCACGGACAGCACATGCAGATCGCACCTTGGGTGCACGAGTCCCTTGACAACTTCGAAGCGTCTGACCTCTCCAAGTGATCCGTGGCATTTTTCAGCGCTCGTCAGGAATTGCGGGTCTGCAGTACATTGTTTCGGAAACAGCCATTGATGCAAAACAGAGGGGAGGCTACATCCCGTGTTCCTCGGTCATTTTGGAGTCGGTTTCGGGGCCAAAGCGGCGGCGCCGAAGACGTCGCTCGGAACTCTCTTCCTGGCCGCGCAGTTCGTAGACCTCCTGTGGCCCACCCTGCTGCTGATCGGCCTCGAAAAGGTGGTGATCGCTCCCGGCATCACAACGGTCACACCGCTCGATTTCACGCACTACCCGTGGACCCACAGTCTGCTCATCACACTGGTATGGGCCGCGCTGTTCGGTGGCACGTACTTTCTCGTGAGCCGGTACCCGAAGGGCGCGTGGATCTGTGGCGCCGCCGTCGTCAGCCACTGGCTGTTGGACCTCCTATCACATCGGCCGGACCTCCCGCTGATGCCGGGAGGCGCAACCCGGGTCGGTCTCGGGCTCTGGAACTCGTTACCCGCCACGCTGGTCGTCGAGATCGCCATCTTCGCGACAGGAGTCTGGCTCTATGCACGCACCACCACGGCGCTCGATCGCACCGGCTCGATCGCCTTGTGGAGCCTGGTCGGATTCCTTATCATCGCCTACCTCGGCAATCTCTTCGGTCCGCCCCCGCCAGACGTCAGGGCTCTTGCATGGGTTGGCCAGGCTCAGTGGCTGCTCGTCATCTGGGCATACTGGATCGACCACCACCGAACGGCCAACGTGTCGATCGCATCCTGATGGCCAGCTCCGTTCATGTGCCCGTGCAATGAGTGCCCACGCAATCAGTTGTGGCCCAGGATTATGGCGTCACCGACGACCACAGATCGGTGGTTCCCCACTCGAAACCATCGGCAAAGATGAGCGATAGCGTCGCCGGCATGACATCTGCGAAAGACAAACCGACGCGGAGGTCATCGAAGAAGGCAGGTTGGCCGTCCATCTGATCGCCTCTTATCGAGATTGACGCGATTTTCCCGCCGCCGCTATTCAGCAACTCAGCCGATACGCCGTCGATGACCGGCGGGCTTGACTCGTCGACGGGGTCCACCCAGATCGTGACAACCTCGTTGTCGTCCAGACCGCCGCCTTCGGTGTCGCCGTATTCGATCCGGACGAGCACCAGCTGCTCGTCGGCGGTCACCGTGCCGCCGCTGACGACACCGCTGATGCCGCCGTTCCCCACGATGTACGCCCCACCACTGATTCCAAACGAGAAGTCGACCGTACCGCCGCCGTCGAGGCTCACAAGCTCGAGCTCAAACGTCATGTCTCCGCCTGCCCTCGCAGGGTCAATCAGAAAGCTCGCGTAAAACAGATCACCGTCGGTCTCATAGAGAACATGTTCGGCCGTGGTGTTCCGTGTCGCCCTGCGGGCTCCGTTGTCGCCAGCCGGCCGGTCGTAGACGGCCTTGCCCGTACCGGCGTCGTCGTCGGCCTCGGTCTTGTTGACATAGAAGTTGCTTTCCGGAAAAAGCGTCCAGTTGCCGATCAGTCCGGCGGCCGGCCCCGCCGGGTCAG contains the following coding sequences:
- a CDS encoding protein kinase, giving the protein MSGGISRFEISERLGEGGMGVVYRARDTFLKRDVALKRIKPGLAENREVRARFLRECRAAAAISHPNVATIYEAGSCDDGSIYLASEFIRGESLVQRLRRERLSLEEQLSLAVQLTRGLAAAHEAGIVHRDIKPGNLMVTDDGRLKILDFGLARLNQPLAGQADDDGDTLTRTRPGHFLGTPAYMSPEQVTGTEVDATSDVFSCGCVLYEMVSGKAPFSADSVSETVRRILSEDPPDLDTLAEDVPPGLVDIIRRALAKKPTDRFADASEMAQALTAVRDQTAPASVHEPETRPHRSRRIKVGLAAGGAIIAAALLSWFFGRSTLAFETKDRLLITSVVNQTDEEAFDLALRTALEADLQQSPYVSLFQQSQVASVLQLMRLDPSAPVNETLGRDICRFAGIRAMLVPRILAVGNAYELQAILVDPVSGRHVDRIRVSAQGREQVLLNAIDKLTREVRKRLGESLESIEEADIPVVTVATSSWEALKYLAMARSAWWAGQFDEATGLFELALEKDPEFASAKRGLALILIQFKGEKERGQQLLREALVNADGLPERERLMIRAANSQFVDEDLEAALAEYELICDLFPDSASAHNNRGHVLLALGRTREALPMFERAAELDITTTPPLISLYFVYLNHFRNAAKAAEAARRLVERAPQNVGFRVMLAWSLAAEGLVDEALELTRTAVDEEPHHPYGLPNLAHLLYASGSDDEAVIHYRTVYDLTVDGELRGERWAAARNLAVSLASAGEADEARRLADSEASILLASPEETPRETQQQLALAQLRAISGLDTQARGHIERAERLGLSDPVSILALAQAHAFLGDFETALGEVARSLEGGYPDPFMPLYLPSLRPLRSDSRFLALFAPPEEEIDMPPDRNFATDELHSNESRQETGGSADEWWKKK
- a CDS encoding glucose 1-dehydrogenase, which encodes MTDSASFDLTGRVAIVTGGNGGIGRAIALGFAQAGAAVAIFGRNEEKNAATLAELEATGARAIAATVDLQDREGLEPAVRRVEAELGPVDILVNNAGIVSLSGGILHESPESWDEVIEIQLSSVFLLSKVVAASMAQREHGKIINVGSMYSFFGSGLIPSYSAAKGAIVQLTKSMAIELAPSGIQVNAIAPGWVETDMTAPVRTEDFKAMNDEIMSRTPAGRWGQTEEMAGPAIFLASQASDFVTGETIRVDGGYAIR
- a CDS encoding MFS transporter — translated: MGRADSWGINRTVIALSVARLGDAVGNSILFIALPLYVAKLPAPLIRIEETVRVGLLLSLYGLVAAVLQSFAGAWSDRLGRRKPMIVAGLAVMCVGTIGFLFATRFIDLLLLRMLQGFGVALTIPASMALMAVATRRETRGSSMGIYSTMRMVGFAGGPLISGFLLVTFGFPSVFVAGAAFVLLGLIIVSLWVKEPPAIENAGPAGRFLIFDPKLISPGIFGAGLATFLMASSFSMMTTLEHQFNERLDQTALGFSVAFSALMVSRLLFQVPLGRLSDRIGRKPLLVGGLVLMGPATALLGLVTSTVQLTGVRLVQGLAAGAIAAPAFAVAADLSSSGGEGRQMSVVTIGFGLGLALGPLIAGVLAMHSFEMPFMIGGLMCVFGAWVVFRSVPETVRRNMTD